GGGCTTGCCGGGATTGATGGCGCGCCAATTCCCTTCGAAAACAGCATAAGGCCGCTAAAGCTGATCCAGAAAACCACTCCAATAGCGCAAATAAAAGCTAAAATCTGCGCCCTTGATGACAGGCTGAGCCTTATGGTTTGCCCGGCAGTTTCCACGTAGATGGTTTTTTCGCTAAACCAAAAGAAAGATCTTTTTGAGGGGGGTCGCACAGTTTTCCTGCAAATTTGTAAGGCCAGATATATTGTATCGGTGATACTGATCGCAAACGTTGAGGTCAATCAGCTTGCACCGCTGCATCGCATCGGTTGCGCAGGTCATTTTTCTAACGGCGCTGTGCCGCGTTCTGTCGCTTTTTCAACCAGGCGCGTTTTTACCACCAAGAAAGGCAGGGTATTCAATATTTTCGGTTAAAGGCCAGTAAAAATCTGGCGGGATGCCCGCATCTGCCCGCTTTTCAGCGTTAAAGGGTGGTTTCAGATTGCCTTTGAAATATTTTCGCACCAGCGCATGAAAAACTTGCTTTGGGTCTTTATCATCGCGCCCGCACAAGAAATTAAACCATTTTGATCCATATGCTACATGTGTCACTTCTTCTGAATAGATCAGTTCTAGCGCCTCAACGGCTTGGGTTTCTTTTGCCTGTTTGAATATTTTTATCATATTCGGCGTCACATCAAGTCCACGGGCTTCTAGAACCATGGGCACCACGGCCAAGCGCCCTAACAGGTCGGTTTTTGTATCTTGGGCTGCCCGCCACATTCCGGCATGGGCAGAAAGCGCGCCATAAAAGCTGCCCAAATTTTCTAAGCAATCGCAGATTAAATTGAAATGCTTGCTTTCTTCTGCAGCCGCCTGCACCCAATCATCAAAAAAGCCGGTTGGCAGGCGGGTCTTGCTGAACCGAACAATAATATCCCAATGCAGATCGACGGCATTCAGCTCGATATGGGCGACCGCGTGCAACAGCGCAATCCGGCCTTCGGGTGATCCGGGCTTGCGTTTGGCCACGTCTTTTGGCGCGCATAAGCGGGGGGCCTCTGGACGCGCTGGGTGATCTGGTGCCGGCGCGGTTCCAATTTCAAGCGTGTTGCCTGCGGCGCGCGCCTCTTGCCAGGCTTGGGCATATTGCAAAGACAGGGCGGTCTTTGCGCGCCCATCCGCAGTGTTCAGTACTTGTGCGCCCATTTCAGCAAGGCTTAATCGCATCAAATGACCTCTTTTGGGTTACAGGGTTTGCGCCGCGGCCAAGACAGCTTCGACATGCCCGGCCACTTTAACTTTGCGCCACTCCTGCACCACTTGACCGGAGCCATCTATCAAAAAAGTGGAGCGCTCAATACCAAAATAGGTTTTACCATACATGGATTTTTCTTTCCAAACGCCAAATTGTTCGCAGATATCGCCCTTTTCATCTGACAGAAGGGGTATGCCGAGCCCCTGCTTTTCAACAAATTTGTCATGGCTTTTCACGCTGTCTTTTGAAATGCCGATAATTTTGACGTTTAACTTTTCAAACGCGTCCTGATGGGTGGTAAAGCCTTGAGCTTCTTTCGTGCAGCCGCTTGTATTATCGCGGGGGTAAAAAAACAGAACAACCGAAGATGGTTGCAGATCTGAGAGCGCCAATTCGCCGCCACCATCCCGCGGCAGCTGTACAATTGGAGCGGGATAAGGCAAATTTGTCATGGTGCATTCCTTGCTAAATAATTGGCAGACGCGCTAAGAGCTAGAACAAATTGAACGCGAAAAAAGAGTTAGGGCAACAAAAGAGTGGGCGAAGAAGGGAAGAATGTGAGGGCTGCGCGTCATCCCTGGCGCTGGCTTGCTGTATTGGTCTCTGCGGTTAGTGCACTTTTGGGAGCGTTGATCCTGTGTTTATTGCTGTTCGTTGCGGTTTTAAAGGGCCGCGATCTTGCGCTACCATATTGGGTTGAAGACCGCGTTGCGAGCATTTTAAGCGAAAACCTTCCTGATGCGGAAGTCAAGTTTTCTGATGTATTCCTGACCTTATCCGAAAATTGGGCGCCTCAATTTCAGTTTGAGAATGTCTCGATTTCGTTGCCAGGCCCGTTAGAAGCGCCGCTTGAGGTACGATCCCTGCGCGTTGAGGTGAATCTGCCAGCGCTTTTGGAAGGGCAGATCAGGCCAGAAATGCTCATAGCAGACGGTGTTTTTATGCCGTTAAGCCGGCAGAAGACGGGCGATATCTACGTTCAAAGCGCGGATTTGAAGCCAAGCGATGTGGCGATGACGCTGTTTCCAACATTGATCATGCCAATGGATCAAGTGTTGCAAACCGCCCTCTTTGAGAGTTTGAAGACAATCGCGATCAACAACATTGCGATCACCTATCAAGATTTTCTCAGCCGGCGAAATTGGGTGATTGATGGGGCAAGGCTTGTTTTGAAAAAACAAGGGGCGGCTTTATCGCTTGACGTCAGTATGGGGCTGCTGGCCGGGGGAGCTGATTATGCGAGCTTGCGCGCCGGAATAGAACGACAAATCGGGGAGAGCGCCGCAAATTTTGATGTGCTATTCGAAGATTTACCAGCGCAGGACATGGCGAGCCAGCTGCCATTTTTTGCATGGTTGAACGCCGTTGAGGGTCCAATTTCTGGCGCGATAAACGGCGCGATAGATGAATCCGGCGCTTTGGGGGCGCTCAGCGTAAGTTTGCAGATAAAGCAAGGCGCGCTCAGACCCAATGAAACAGCGGTGCCGATCCAGTTTGAAACGGCGCAAACCTATTTCACCTATGATCCGCTGGATCGCCGTTTAGAGTTTGATCAAATCAGAATTGTGGGCTCTGATGTGTCGTTTCTGGGGCAGGGTTACGCCGCGCTTGAGATGAATGAGGCTTGGCCCGATAGCTTGTTTGGCCAACTTAGATTTTCGGAGGCCAAAGCCAAACTGCAAAACAGTCAACTCGATGCAGTTATTCTGGATGATGCCTTGGTTGATTTTCGCTTGAATTTAACTCCATTTCGGCTTGAAGTTGGGCAGTTTTACGCAACGAATAGTGCAAAAAAGATTTCAGTTCGGGGTGAGGCGCGGGTGAACGCTGAGGCGCTGGGTTGGTCTGTGGCGCTTGACGCTCGCACCCCAGCTTTAACCAAGGCCGCCATAATGGAATATTGGCCCGTAGGGTTTAAACCTAGATCCAGAGATTGGGTGTCAAAAAATGTAAAGCACTCGAAATTACGTGATGTGCGCTTCGCCTGGAGATTGCCCGCAAACCAGCCCCCTGTGCTAGATCTTGGATTTGCTTATGAGGAGACGGCGCTACGGGTTACAAAATCATTGCCGATGATCACGCAGGCGCGGGGGCAATTTTCGTCAAATTCAAATCGGCTTGCAACCAATTTGAGTGCCGGATTTATGACTGCAAGCGGGGCCCGGCCTGTTGACATGTCCGGAACGCGCTTCGTGATCCCTGATACGAAAAAAATCCCATCAGATGGGGTGGCGGATGTTGTCGTGTCGGGGCAGTTGGCGGATGTGCTGCCGCTTGTTGATATCATCGTGTCTTCGCGAAATAGCGAAACAAAACTTCCCAAAATACCGGGGGTGGGCGAGGTTGCTTTGACCGCCTCGGTTTCATTTTTGATGGTTAAAAATGGCGGCGACTCTGTTGAAATTTTTGCGGAAGGCGATGTGAAGAATTTTGAAGGCGAGTTCGGTGACACAGGCGCTGTGATCTCGAGTGATTTGGTGCAAATCGCTTTATCTCCCAAGCAATTGGAACTCACCGGAACAGGCCGGTTTGATCAGGTGCCTTTCAAGGCAAAGTTTCAAAAAGGATTGGGCCCAGATCAGGCGGATGTGCCTGCACTGCTTGAGGCTGAATTGGATCTTTCCTCTGAATTGGTAAGTCGCTTTACAGGGGCTGAGATCGAAGGCTTGATCAGCGGAAGCAGCCCTGCGCAGATAACTGCAAGCTTGCCAAGCGGCGCAGAAGCCTCGTTTTCCCTCAGCTCTGATTTGGTGGGATTAGGGGTAAACGCAAAGCAAATAAATTGGCAAAAACCGGCTAAAAAACCCGCCCAGTTTCGACTAACGGGACGCTATAATAAGCGGGTGCTGACTGATGCGTTTTCCCTAACCGGCGCTGGTTTGAATTTGGAAGGCGCGGTAGATTACGCGGAACAAGAGGAATTCAAATCGCTATCAATATCTAAGCTTCAAGTGGATGATATACTTGATGTGTTCGGTCAGTTTAACCCCGCGATGGGCATTGAGATATTTGGCGGATGGGTTAATTTTCCAAATCTGATGGCAGGCATGCCCGAAACAAACGCTGCGCAGACGGCGCCGCTTGCGCTAAAGGTGGCCTTGGATGAGGTGGTGTTGGGTGAAAATAAACTGACCGAATTTCGTGCGGATTTGATCAGCGCACCGCAATTGTCGGGTCCGTTTTCGGCAAAAGTGAACGGGGTGGCACAAGTTGTGGCTGTTTTATCGCCGCTTAATGGCCGCACCGCATTGGAAGTAACATCAGATCAGGCAGGGCGTTTGCTGACATCGGTTGGGGCTTTGCAAAGCGCCACAGGTGGGCAGCTGCGGTTAAATTTAAGTCCAACGCAACAAATGGGTGAAACTGATGGGCTTTTAGAAATCCGGAATGTCAAAGTACAAAAAGCGCCCGTTTTTGCAGAGCTTTTGAACGCAATCAGCATCGTTGGCCTATTAGAGCAATTGACAGGGCCGGGTATTCTTTTATCGGAGATAGATGCCAAATTCAGAAGCACTAAGGAACAAATTATAGTTGAATCAGCCTCTGCGTTTGGGCCGTCCATCGGGTTGTCTTTGGATGGCTATTACAATCGAAAGGCACAGAGCCTGGATATGCAGGGGGTTCTATCGCCAATATATTTTATCAACGGTATTGGCTCAGCCCTGACCAGAAAAGGCGATGGTCTCTTTGGCTTTAGTTTTAATCTAGATGGAAAAAAAGGACAGCCAAGTTTAGAGGTGAATCCTTTGTCGATCTTAACGCCCGGAATTTTTCGCGAAGTGTTCCGGCGCCCTCCCCCCAAACTTGAGTGACCGCAGCGATGAACTTAACCGAATTTGATTTTGAGCTGCCCGAAGAATTGATTGCCACGCGGCCTGTTTCACCGCGCTCTTCGGCCCGATTGCTGGTGTCAAATGGGGAAGGGATCGCGGATCGGTCTGTGGCAAACTTGCTAGAATATCTCACTCCTAAAGATCGCCTTGTTCTGAACGATACGAAGGTCATTCCGGCCCGCCTGAGCGGTATGCGCCGGCGAAGCGCCGCCTCAGGCGGCAGCGGCGAAGCCCGGATCGAGGTGACATTGCTGCATCGGCACAAGAATGGTGATTGGATGGCGCTGATCAAACCCTTGCGAAAAGTCGCTCTTAACGAGACGATCGAATTCGCCGGCGGCCTGTCGGCGCAGTTGCTCGATAAACAACAAGGGCAAGCTGTGCTGCGCTTTGATAGAAGCGAAGCGGCGTTTGAGAGCGCGCTAGACCGTTTTGGGATGATGCCTTTGCCGCCTTACATCGCGTCAAAACGAGCCGCCGATGCGCAAGATCGACAGGATTATCAAACCGTATTCGCGCGGCATCAAGGCTCGGTGGCCGCGCCCACCGCCTCGCTACATTTTGATGCGCCGCTCTTGGCGCAATTGGCAGAGCAAAATATTGGCATAACCTATGTGACGCTGCATGTGGGCGCGGGCACTTTTTTGCCCGTAAAGGTCGAGGATATTCGAAGCCATAAGATGCATTCTGAATGGGGAAGTGTTTCCCCGCAAGCTGCCGGAGAAATAGCCGCAACGCAGGCTGCGGGGGGGCGCATTATTCCAGTAGGAACAACCGCGCTGCGTTTACTGGAAACCGCCGCGCGTCGCAGTGGTCAGATTGAGGCGTGGCAGGGGGAAACCGATATTTTCATATTTCCAGGCTTCGAATTCAACGTTGCAAGCGCATTGATGACCAATTTTCATTTGCCAAAATCAACATTGTTGATGCTGGTTTCAGCGTTGATCGGGCTTGAACAGATGAAATTTATCTATTCCCATGCGATTAAACAGCAATATCGGTTTTTTTCCTATGGTGATTCCTCGCTTTTGGTTCCACAGAGATAGACAGAAGTAAGCGACTCGATTAGGGTAAACAGACGGGCCTTTCTGCCGTTCTGCGTGGTGATTGGAGCCTTTCCATGCTGTCAGTTTTTAAAAATTCTTGGGCCCTTTTATTGGGCATGATGCTGTTAATGGTTGGAAACGGTCTGCAGAGCACCCTGTTGGGGGTGCGTGGCGGCATAGAGCAGTTTTTACCTTTCGAAATGTCGATGATTATGTCCGCATATTTCATTGGGTTTTTGGGCGCCAGCCGCATGGTGCCCTCGCTTATTCGCCGCGTTGGCCATGTGCGCGTATTTGCGGCACTTGCCTCCTTCATTTCGGCTGTGCTGGTGTTGTTTCCATTATATTTAAACCCGGTTTTTTGGATGTTTGGGCGTTTGATCATCGGGTTTTGTTTTTGTGGCGTTTATATTATCGCTGAAAGCTGGCTGAACAACGCCGCAACGAATGAAAACCGTGGTCAATCCCTTTCGCTTTATTTGATATTGCAAATGGTGGGAATTGTCGTTGGCCAAGGCCTATTGGTCACCAGTGATCCTGGGGGCTATACGTTATTTATTATCATTTCGGTTTTCGTTTCCGTGTCATTTGCGCCGATTCTTCTTTCGATCAGCCCGACACCAGCTTTTGAAACCACAAATCCAATGCCATTGAAAAAGCTGATTGAAACCTCACCTTTGGGCTGCGCGGGGATGTTTGTGCTGGGCGGGGTGTTTTCAGCACAATTTGGCATGGCGGCGGTTTATGGGGCGGAAGTGGGTTTATCGCTGGGAAAGATTTCGCTTTTCGTTGCGACTTTTTATATTGGTGCGGTGTTTTTACAATACCCGATCGGCTGGTTATCTGATCGAATGGACCGGCGCCGCTTGATCATGAGCGTGGCTGCGATTGGAGCCGTTGGGGCTCTTATTGGGGTTTTTATGGGGCAGAATTTCACCTTGTTATTGGTTTCGGCCTTCATTGTAGGGGGGACGTCGAACCCGCTTTATTCTTTACTGATCGCGCATACCAATGACTTTTTAGACTTTGATGATATGGTGTCCGCCTCTGGAGGTTTGCTGTTCATCAATGGGATTGGGGCGATTGCTGGTCCTTTAATCGTGGGATGGGTCATGCAGGCCATCGGAGCTTATGGGTTTTTTGTGCTTATTTCTTTCTTGATGGCAGGTCTTGCGCTTTACGCGGCCTATCGCAGTACGCAGCGCGCGGCTCCAACCGTCGAAGAGGCAAATGCCTATCAAACCGTTATGCCCACGGCGTCTCTTTTATCGGTTGAGTTCGCGCAAGAAATCGCGATTGAGACGGCTATGGAAGAGGAAGAAGGCCAAGATGTTGATGAATGAAGTTTTATACATCTATATATAGAAAAATATTGAAAACCCTTTTATTTTCATAAATAAAAAAACCAGAGAAGAACTGTCGTAAAATAAGGGAGCGACCATGACCCCTGATCAGATTTTAAAATTCTGGCTTGATGAGACTGCGCCAGAAAAATGGTATTCTGTTGATTTGGACCTTGATGCGGAAATCAAACACCGCTTTGAGCCTGCGTGGCGCGAATTGATGCAAGGTCGCTATGGCTTGTGGTTGACATATCCGAGCGGGGCTTTGGCATATATTATTCTCGCAGATCAATTTTCGCGCAATATGTTTCGTGGTCAGGATACGGGCTTTTCATCTGATACTGTGGCATTGGCGGCGTCGAAATCAGCCATTAATCA
The sequence above is drawn from the Rhodobacteraceae bacterium IMCC1335 genome and encodes:
- the queA gene encoding tRNA preQ1(34) S-adenosylmethionine ribosyltransferase-isomerase QueA, encoding MNLTEFDFELPEELIATRPVSPRSSARLLVSNGEGIADRSVANLLEYLTPKDRLVLNDTKVIPARLSGMRRRSAASGGSGEARIEVTLLHRHKNGDWMALIKPLRKVALNETIEFAGGLSAQLLDKQQGQAVLRFDRSEAAFESALDRFGMMPLPPYIASKRAADAQDRQDYQTVFARHQGSVAAPTASLHFDAPLLAQLAEQNIGITYVTLHVGAGTFLPVKVEDIRSHKMHSEWGSVSPQAAGEIAATQAAGGRIIPVGTTALRLLETAARRSGQIEAWQGETDIFIFPGFEFNVASALMTNFHLPKSTLLMLVSALIGLEQMKFIYSHAIKQQYRFFSYGDSSLLVPQR
- a CDS encoding MFS transporter, with amino-acid sequence MLSVFKNSWALLLGMMLLMVGNGLQSTLLGVRGGIEQFLPFEMSMIMSAYFIGFLGASRMVPSLIRRVGHVRVFAALASFISAVLVLFPLYLNPVFWMFGRLIIGFCFCGVYIIAESWLNNAATNENRGQSLSLYLILQMVGIVVGQGLLVTSDPGGYTLFIIISVFVSVSFAPILLSISPTPAFETTNPMPLKKLIETSPLGCAGMFVLGGVFSAQFGMAAVYGAEVGLSLGKISLFVATFYIGAVFLQYPIGWLSDRMDRRRLIMSVAAIGAVGALIGVFMGQNFTLLLVSAFIVGGTSNPLYSLLIAHTNDFLDFDDMVSASGGLLFINGIGAIAGPLIVGWVMQAIGAYGFFVLISFLMAGLALYAAYRSTQRAAPTVEEANAYQTVMPTASLLSVEFAQEIAIETAMEEEEGQDVDE
- a CDS encoding DUF455 family protein, which gives rise to MRLSLAEMGAQVLNTADGRAKTALSLQYAQAWQEARAAGNTLEIGTAPAPDHPARPEAPRLCAPKDVAKRKPGSPEGRIALLHAVAHIELNAVDLHWDIIVRFSKTRLPTGFFDDWVQAAAEESKHFNLICDCLENLGSFYGALSAHAGMWRAAQDTKTDLLGRLAVVPMVLEARGLDVTPNMIKIFKQAKETQAVEALELIYSEEVTHVAYGSKWFNFLCGRDDKDPKQVFHALVRKYFKGNLKPPFNAEKRADAGIPPDFYWPLTENIEYPAFLGGKNAPG
- a CDS encoding redoxin domain-containing protein, encoding MTNLPYPAPIVQLPRDGGGELALSDLQPSSVVLFFYPRDNTSGCTKEAQGFTTHQDAFEKLNVKIIGISKDSVKSHDKFVEKQGLGIPLLSDEKGDICEQFGVWKEKSMYGKTYFGIERSTFLIDGSGQVVQEWRKVKVAGHVEAVLAAAQTL